From the genome of Lotus japonicus ecotype B-129 chromosome 6, LjGifu_v1.2, one region includes:
- the LOC130725407 gene encoding uncharacterized protein LOC130725407: MARNNFFNLFFNPFTKEVKQLAYGPEECRNIPCVGFSHPLTSPECVVIELHHTSDDMTVYMTRLGKKEWEEFSFEDCYFCFVNVSPCFHNGAFYYLNNKGELGIFKVVGEEDILWEEIVKPLPPFEISLYKIDPGGYYKCFLVECNGSLLLVFECAFGNWVQVFKLDESKMTWLQVESLENWRVPRPGVQP; this comes from the coding sequence ATGGcaagaaacaatttttttaacttgttCTTCAATCCATTCACAAAAGAAGTGAAACAACTTGCATATGGACCTGAAGAATGCAGGAATATACCATGTGTAGGCTTTTCACATCCTCTAACGTCTCCAGAATGTGTAGTCATTGAACTTCATCATACCTCTGATGACATGACGGTATACATGACTCGCCTTGGGAAGAAAGAATGGGAAGAATTCTCTTTTGAAGACTGTTACTTTTGTTTCGTCAATGTCAGCCCTTGTTTCCATAATGGTGCATTCTATTATCTTAACAACAAAGGAGAGTTGGGAATTTTTAAAGTAGTAGGAGAAGAAGACATCCTTTGGGAAGAGATTGTGAAACCTCTTCCTCCATTTGAAATTTCTCTATACAAGATAGACCCTGGTGGCTACTATAAGTGCTTCCTAGTAGAGTGCAATGGTAGTCTCTTGTTGGTATTTGAATGTGCTTTTGGAAATTGGGTTCAAGTTTTCAAACTAGATGAGTCTAAAATGACATGGTTGCAAGTTGAAAGTCTTGAGAATTggagggtccctcgcccaggagtcCAGCCTTAG